The bacterium BMS3Abin02 genome contains the following window.
CCTGGACGGTGACCGATGTTGTCGCCGTTGACAGCGAAGTTGCAGGTGCGGTTGGGGCCGGTGTCATCGTGCCCGATACGTCAGGAACCATGATCGGAGACCGCCCGAGGCCCGCTGATCCGGCGCTCACCCCCGGAGGCAGCACCATGCCGGAGGGATCGACCGTGACGATGACCGCCGGAGCTGTCGCGAGGGCCGGCTGGGCGACCGCACCGAAGACGATCGCGACGGCGATCGCCCGGTCGACGACTCTTCGGACGAAGGGAATCGTGAACCAGCGGGGGAGTCGGGCCCTCCGGGCGCCGGCGGCGAGGTAGGCGACGGTCGATGCGGCGAGCCAGAGGACGGCTCCAAGAGCGACCACTCTGAGCAGTGCCATGAGCGAATCGATCGGGTCGGCGGCACGGAGATCGATCTTCATGAACGGTGCTCGTCCGATCGACACGAGAGCGATGATCGCCGTGGCTTCGGTCAGGACGAGGGCGACGAGTTGGACGATTCGCTTCACAGGGCAACGTTACATCTTTGCAAGCCCGTTTGTCAATGCATAAACCCTCTAGACAATCGTTATCCAGCATCGTAGGTTTCCGGTAGGAAAGGGGCACCATGGCTGTATACGGGGGCGATCTGGCCCAACTCGAAGACCTTGCCGGCAGGTTCCGACAAGAGGCCGCGGCGGTCGAAGCGCTCGAGGCTCGGATCACGGCTTCGCTCCAGTCGACTGCGTGGACGGGGCCCGCTGCAAACCGGTTCAGAGATCAGTGGTCAGGTGAGTTCGTCCCGGCGTTACACCGGCTTCGCGAGGCCATGGCCGAGAATGCCACCGCCGTCACGAGACGCCGTCAGGCCATCGAGTCCGCCACTTCATAGTCCGATGCTCGACCAAGCGCTGCTCAGCCGCCGGCTCACCGGTTTGGCGGTCCGTGTCGCCGCGCTCGAACGCGAGATCGCTGCGATGGGGCAGGCAGCAGGGGCCTGGTGGTCGGGTCCGGCGGCCGAGCGCTTCCAGGCAGAACTGCGCCATCGGCGCGCGGTACTGGCGGGCGTGCGCGGTGACCTTCACGCCGCCGCGGCACTCATCCTGACCCCGTGAACATCTGCGTCACCTGGAAAGACACGGACCTCGTGCTCGACGCGGCTCCGGATGCAACCGTCGCGGATCTGCGATGCGTTCTTCCCGACACTCCAGACCGGCTGTGGATCGACGGCCGGCAGGCGCCAGACGAGCTTTCCGTCTCCGAGATCCCCAACGGAGCCGTACTCGGCGCAACCGGCGGCTCCGAGGTGGAGCGTCCGAACTGCGGTGTCCGGTCGGGAACGACCCCTTTCAACCGCCCTCCGAGGGTGGGCCTGCCCCAAGCTCCGGAGCCTCCCCGACCCCCCGAACAGGCGGCCATGCCGGATCGGCGGGTTCGGTTCGCATGGGCCACGGTGGTGGTCTCCACGCTGGCAGGGGTAGTGCTCGCCGCGGTATTCGGCCCTGCCCTCGCGTTGTTCTCGCTCCTTGGGCCGGTCATGGTCATCGGTACCTGGATCGAAGGGCGGTTGGCGTTGCGTCGCGAGAGACGTGAGGCGAGGCTGCGCCACGCGAGAGAGATGGGTCGCTACAGGGCGGATCTCCTCCGGTGGGAGCGAAGCCGGCTGACTCACCGCCGCCTCCAGATGCCGGGTCCTGACGAGGTCGCCGCGCGCGCCGTGCACATGGCGTCCCCGCTGTGGGAGCGGAGGCCCGACCACGCCGACTTCGGCCTCGTGTCGATTGGCCTGGCGCCCGGCGGAACTCCGGTAGGAGTCGTGCTTGCGCCCGGCATGACGGTGGGTGTGGCCGGTGACCGGGAATCGGCGATGGGCATCGTGCGATGGGTTCTCGTGCAGGCGGCCGTGCACCACGGGCCGGCGGACCTGTCGTTGCAGGGACCGGGCGATCCACCGTGGGATTGGCTGAAATGGTTCCCGCATACCGGACGCACCGGGGGCCTCGAGATCCACGTCACGGAGAATGGAGACAGGCCGGTTCCGGACGCGGTGAACATCGTGATCGCGAAGACGGTGCTCGAACTCCCGGGTGGCTGCGATTTCGTGATCGACGTGCAGGCGGACGGCGAAGGCACGCTCCTGCGAGTCGGGGATGGTGCGCTGTGGCAGGTTGGTGCCACGTTGCAGTCCGAAGCCGACGCCCTCGTCGCGGCCAGGGCGCTGGCGCGGGTGCGAGACCCTGAAGATTCCGGTGGCGGGTTGGGTGTTCGGCCTGTGAGACTCCGGGAGCTGCTCGAGTCCCCGACCTCGAAGTCCATCGTTCGGCGATGGCGCGAGGACAGAGGGCTGCGTGCACCGATCGGGTTGGGTCCCGAAGGGCTCCTCGAAATCGATCTCGTCGCCGACGGACCCCATGGGCTGCTCGCGGGAACCACCGGCTCGGGAAAGAGCGAGCTGCTGCGCACGCTCGTGCTGTCCTTCGCCGCGACGTTTCCTCCCAGCCAGATCGTCTTCGTACTCATCGACTACAAGGGAGGCTCCACATTCGACAGGTGCACGGCTCTGCCTCATGTCGTCGGTTCACTCACCGACCTGGACGAGACGAGCGCCCATCGTGCGTTGGAGGCCCTCGAAGCCGAACTGCGAGACCGCGAGGAGAGACTTCGAGCGTACGGAGCCGAAGATCTCGGCACCTACCGGGGCAGTCCTCCGATCCCTCACCTGCTCGTGATCATCGACGAGTTCGCCGCACTCGCGGAGCAGGCGCCGGAGGCTCTCGACGGACTGATCGACATCGCCCGACGTGGGCGCAGCCTCGGGATGCACCTCCTGCTCGCCACCCAGCGGCCCTCCGGGGTCATCAGCAGCCGGATCCGTGCCAACACCGCTCTGCGCATCGCCCTGCGCGTGCACGATCCTGCCGATTCGGAGGACGTCGTCGGCGCACCCGACGCGGCCCGGATCGGTCGGCACACTCCAGGACGGGGATTGCTCAGGCTGGGGCCGGGAGAGCTCGTCCAGTTCCAGTCTGCGCTCGCCACGACGTCCGCCGGTGACGCAAAGGTGCGCACGGCGCCGTTTCGGATGGGAGAGCCGACACGGTGGCAATGTGTGACCGGGGAGGCGAGCGATCTGATGAAGCTCGTCGACGCGATCGGGGCGGCTGCGATCGAGGCGGGAGAGCCCACGCCTCCGGCCGTGTGGTCTCCCGAGCTCCCCGAGAGGGTTTCCGTGCACGAGCTGGGGGAGACGCCGAGGCCGGACACTCCCTGGGCGGCACCATTCGGACTCATCGACGACGTCCGCTCTCGGCGAGTCCTGTGGTGGGAGGCGACCAACGTGCTCTTCGTCGGACCGCCCGGCAGCGGGTCTACGAAGGCGCTCGCAACACTCGCCACCGCCGTGTGCCTGCGCTATCCGGAGACACATGTTCACGCCGTGGGCGTCGACGACGGCCGGCTGCGACGACT
Protein-coding sequences here:
- a CDS encoding lysM domain/BON superfamily protein, whose protein sequence is MKRIVQLVALVLTEATAIIALVSIGRAPFMKIDLRAADPIDSLMALLRVVALGAVLWLAASTVAYLAAGARRARLPRWFTIPFVRRVVDRAIAVAIVFGAVAQPALATAPAVIVTVDPSGMVLPPGVSAGSAGLGRSPIMVPDVSGTMTPAPTAPATSLSTATTSVTVQVGDNLWKIARRHLQSFGEDPANRRLATYWAKVVDVNRSVLRSGNPDLIYPGETVLLPPI
- a CDS encoding proteins of 100 residues with WXG; this encodes MAVYGGDLAQLEDLAGRFRQEAAAVEALEARITASLQSTAWTGPAANRFRDQWSGEFVPALHRLREAMAENATAVTRRRQAIESATS
- the eccCa1 gene encoding ESX-1 secretion system protein EccCa1, whose amino-acid sequence is MNICVTWKDTDLVLDAAPDATVADLRCVLPDTPDRLWIDGRQAPDELSVSEIPNGAVLGATGGSEVERPNCGVRSGTTPFNRPPRVGLPQAPEPPRPPEQAAMPDRRVRFAWATVVVSTLAGVVLAAVFGPALALFSLLGPVMVIGTWIEGRLALRRERREARLRHAREMGRYRADLLRWERSRLTHRRLQMPGPDEVAARAVHMASPLWERRPDHADFGLVSIGLAPGGTPVGVVLAPGMTVGVAGDRESAMGIVRWVLVQAAVHHGPADLSLQGPGDPPWDWLKWFPHTGRTGGLEIHVTENGDRPVPDAVNIVIAKTVLELPGGCDFVIDVQADGEGTLLRVGDGALWQVGATLQSEADALVAARALARVRDPEDSGGGLGVRPVRLRELLESPTSKSIVRRWREDRGLRAPIGLGPEGLLEIDLVADGPHGLLAGTTGSGKSELLRTLVLSFAATFPPSQIVFVLIDYKGGSTFDRCTALPHVVGSLTDLDETSAHRALEALEAELRDREERLRAYGAEDLGTYRGSPPIPHLLVIIDEFAALAEQAPEALDGLIDIARRGRSLGMHLLLATQRPSGVISSRIRANTALRIALRVHDPADSEDVVGAPDAARIGRHTPGRGLLRLGPGELVQFQSALATTSAGDAKVRTAPFRMGEPTRWQCVTGEASDLMKLVDAIGAAAIEAGEPTPPAVWSPELPERVSVHELGETPRPDTPWAAPFGLIDDVRSRRVLWWEATNVLFVGPPGSGSTKALATLATAVCLRYPETHVHAVGVDDGRLRRLERMPQVGNIVSSGESERTDRLLRHLTGEVEHRRRSRLTGPPILLLAEGAPSGDAFARIVGEGPAVGVFAGVSVRHAGAISGRLLAAFPERFAFRLVDPYEYAALGLERVTPPAAGAAVRVASGRLVRIAEPASSTGVVPVDRPVTIDALADSISLSEFESAARVESGVWFIPIGKGGKALIHPVGFRLERGRHVVVTGGRGAGKTTALKAVATSARGRLPVTIVGDLDGVGGERTDDLLAFLSDPGSVPRVCLIDDADRIELDPLQVPAGVHLVVAAKADHLEYGHWLRRMVADAEGLALRPDHRDEDLWRVRLAPSRVPGRGMLIARGEPIPIQVASGTMAAPLKEDTDHARSNRNRRHAT